The DNA window CTGAACGAACATGAAGGTCTCCGGGTCGACTTTCCTTTATACCACGAGTGCGACAAGAAGGCTTACGCCGGCAGAACGGCGTCTTTTCGGTCTTGCAGCTCCCGGCCGGAGAGTTCGCGGACGAGCGCCTTTAGGATGTCACGGTTTGCGATCACGCCGACCACCTTCCCCTTGCCGGCGACGACGGGCAGGATGCCGATCTTCTTTTCCACCAGGATCGAAGCGGCCGTCAGAAGGTCCGTCTCCGGCCTGACGGTCAGGACGGGAGAGGTCATGACGTCCTCGACCGCGATGTCCTCCCCCAAGCGGTACAGGCGGTCCCACTCCCGGAAGACGTCGGAAATCTTGGGCCTGCGGAGATCCCGGTCGGTGACGATGCCAACGAGTTGGCCTCGCCTGACCACGGGCAGGTGACGGATGTCGCGGGTCTTCATCAGGCCGAAGGCCCGCCGCACCGAAGCCGTCGGTGGAATCGAAAACACCTTCTTGGTCATCCAATCTTTGACCTTCATGAAGAGTCCCTCGCGGTTCGAAATCGTTTTCAAAATAGCCCGGAACGCCAAAGAGCGACATGACCTTCGTCATGCCTCGACCGCTCTCGGGCCGCCTAACGCCGAATCGGGAGCTTGGTCTCCGCGTAATCGGCGCGAATCGCCGGCTTGGGAGCTTCAGCGCCGCTGTGTTTCTTGCCCGTCCAGTAAATCAGCATCAGGAACATCTGGTAGAAATAGAAGATCCACAGGGCGCCCAGCATGAGGGAGGCGAGCGAGCCGTACAGGAGGTTGTACTGGGCGAAGCTCCGTTCCGTGAGCGACTTGAAGGCGACTTGGCCCGCGACGAGGGCGCACGCGAAGACGATGCCTCCGACGAGCATGCGCCTCACGGGAACGCGGCGGGTCGGCAGGATGAGGGCCGCGCAAAAAAACATGAAGAAGGCC is part of the bacterium genome and encodes:
- a CDS encoding CBS domain-containing protein, with amino-acid sequence MKVKDWMTKKVFSIPPTASVRRAFGLMKTRDIRHLPVVRRGQLVGIVTDRDLRRPKISDVFREWDRLYRLGEDIAVEDVMTSPVLTVRPETDLLTAASILVEKKIGILPVVAGKGKVVGVIANRDILKALVRELSGRELQDRKDAVLPA